A genomic segment from Candidatus Korarchaeum cryptofilum OPF8 encodes:
- a CDS encoding transmembrane-type terpene cyclase, with product MLNLTVIPQHELLSLFLTGSSGLCWTIVYIDCIRLGIRQRTYAMPFWALALNIAWEGVYSVIGMQYMMQARVLALQPIITSIWFILDIGILYTYFRFGKKYFPAIFPFHWFYAWSMLGLTVAFVIQILFFTELGFMGARYSAFLQNLLMSVLFINMLVQRKSSEGQSMLIAVSKWLGTLAPTISFGLLGTDYARPSSLILALGVFCSVFDLIYIWLLARVRAIETGGENPKIGKGD from the coding sequence GTGCTTAATTTAACGGTCATCCCTCAACATGAATTACTCTCTTTATTTCTCACCGGATCCAGCGGTTTATGTTGGACGATCGTTTACATTGACTGCATCCGCTTGGGCATTCGACAGAGAACATATGCCATGCCCTTCTGGGCATTGGCCCTGAATATAGCGTGGGAAGGTGTTTATTCCGTCATCGGGATGCAATATATGATGCAAGCGCGAGTTCTGGCCTTGCAGCCAATTATCACCTCAATCTGGTTCATCCTTGACATCGGCATCCTCTACACTTATTTCCGTTTCGGGAAAAAGTACTTCCCCGCAATTTTCCCATTCCACTGGTTTTATGCCTGGAGTATGCTCGGTTTGACTGTCGCGTTCGTCATACAGATCCTCTTCTTCACTGAGCTCGGGTTTATGGGTGCACGCTACTCCGCCTTCCTTCAGAACCTCCTGATGTCAGTACTCTTCATCAATATGCTTGTCCAGCGTAAGAGCAGCGAAGGTCAAAGTATGCTAATAGCCGTTAGCAAGTGGCTCGGCACTCTGGCCCCCACTATCTCATTCGGCCTCTTAGGTACAGATTATGCTAGACCGAGTTCATTGATCCTCGCGCTCGGTGTATTCTGCTCGGTCTTCGACTTAATTTATATATGGTTATTAGCCAGAGTTAGGGCTATCGAAACGGGAGGAGAAAACCCGAAAATCGGAAAGGGGGATTGA
- a CDS encoding glycosyltransferase family 2 protein has product MKAALIPAYNEEARIAPVIVKARRHVDLVIVCDDGSDDLTGEIARSLGAEVVRHERNMGYGAALLTLFKKALEMNVSLAVTIDADGQHDPDLIPALFKPIEEGRADFVIGSRFMEGSSTPGISPFRKLALKILNFLGRRATELRVSDTQSGMRAYSRRALEIAAGAIERGMGVSLGILRELSSHGLRVAEVPISVSYIGSKSSKNPVLHFSELIATILRIVLEERPLLYLGVPGAAMLIVSLYFGLFLLNLYFSTRYFSVPMAFISLGSLMLGIILIIAALQLYSIARIRAELRKIRR; this is encoded by the coding sequence ATGAAAGCTGCCCTCATACCGGCCTACAACGAGGAAGCTAGGATAGCTCCTGTCATAGTGAAGGCCAGGAGGCACGTTGATTTAGTAATAGTTTGCGATGATGGTTCCGATGACCTAACAGGGGAAATAGCTAGAAGCTTAGGGGCTGAGGTCGTTAGGCATGAGAGGAACATGGGTTACGGGGCCGCCCTCCTTACCCTATTCAAGAAAGCGCTGGAGATGAACGTGAGTCTCGCGGTCACGATAGATGCAGATGGCCAGCACGATCCCGATCTCATCCCTGCTCTCTTCAAGCCCATAGAGGAGGGGAGAGCCGATTTCGTGATAGGTTCGAGGTTCATGGAGGGGAGCTCGACTCCCGGCATCTCCCCCTTCAGGAAGCTGGCTCTGAAGATCCTCAACTTCCTGGGCAGGAGGGCTACGGAGCTGAGAGTATCCGATACCCAGAGCGGGATGAGGGCTTACTCGAGGAGGGCCCTCGAGATAGCTGCCGGGGCTATAGAGAGGGGGATGGGCGTGAGCCTCGGGATACTGAGGGAACTGAGCAGCCACGGGCTCAGGGTAGCTGAGGTGCCGATAAGTGTCAGCTACATAGGGAGCAAGTCCTCGAAGAATCCCGTTTTGCACTTCTCCGAGCTTATAGCCACGATACTGAGGATCGTACTGGAGGAGAGGCCCCTCCTCTACCTCGGGGTCCCCGGGGCTGCCATGCTAATCGTAAGCCTATACTTCGGCCTCTTCCTCCTCAACCTCTACTTCTCCACGAGGTACTTCAGCGTTCCCATGGCTTTCATCTCCCTGGGCTCCCTCATGCTGGGGATAATACTCATAATAGCCGCCCTGCAGCTTTACTCGATAGCTAGGATAAGGGCCGAGCTGAGGAAGATCAGGCGCTAA
- a CDS encoding SPL family radical SAM protein yields the protein MSEMVNEIQVKSVLNKHKRRDDWFLDDYSVNPYEGCAFNCIYCYIRGSKYGENMERTLSAKVNLPEVLRRQLSLRARRREYGIICIATSTEPYMPIEEKLGLTRKALEIILGYRFPVHIVTKSKLVLRDLDILKKIDETAILPDDLKKLNRGAMITFSISTLDEKLARALEPGAPAPMERLETMMRCKEEGFLTGVCYAPTLPFISDTEEEIDRMIKAAKDYGADYAFVGTLTLFGDGPADCKTLYYRFLERHFPNLIPKYRSLFRASFKPPKEYEDKLEERATKIRDKYNVRYRIIS from the coding sequence ATGAGCGAAATGGTCAATGAGATTCAGGTAAAATCTGTCTTAAACAAGCATAAGAGGAGGGATGACTGGTTTCTGGATGATTACTCGGTAAATCCGTATGAGGGATGCGCCTTCAACTGCATCTACTGTTACATAAGGGGGAGCAAGTACGGGGAGAACATGGAAAGAACTCTATCAGCTAAGGTAAATCTACCGGAGGTACTGAGAAGGCAGCTCTCTCTGAGGGCTAGAAGGAGAGAATACGGAATAATATGCATTGCAACCTCGACAGAGCCTTACATGCCCATAGAGGAGAAGCTGGGGCTGACGAGGAAAGCCCTTGAGATAATCCTCGGGTATAGGTTTCCGGTTCATATAGTTACGAAATCTAAGCTTGTGCTGAGGGATCTTGATATACTGAAGAAGATAGACGAAACAGCTATCCTGCCCGATGACCTGAAGAAGCTGAATCGTGGAGCAATGATCACATTCTCAATATCCACTCTCGATGAGAAGCTCGCGAGAGCTCTTGAGCCGGGGGCACCCGCACCGATGGAAAGGTTGGAGACCATGATGAGATGCAAGGAAGAGGGGTTCCTCACGGGAGTCTGTTATGCACCCACTTTACCATTCATCTCCGACACGGAGGAAGAGATAGATAGAATGATAAAAGCTGCGAAGGATTATGGGGCAGATTATGCCTTCGTCGGCACCCTGACTTTATTTGGAGATGGGCCAGCTGATTGCAAGACGCTTTACTATAGATTTCTGGAGAGACATTTTCCCAATCTCATACCCAAATACAGGAGCCTGTTTAGAGCTTCCTTCAAACCTCCGAAGGAGTATGAAGATAAACTTGAGGAGAGGGCAACAAAAATTCGTGATAAGTATAATGTAAGATACAGAATTATATCATAA
- a CDS encoding type II toxin-antitoxin system VapC family toxin, with protein METDVILAHVKERDWLKPYADKILRAADSGRIKLCASCEVILELYYMSIKLGIDMETLLSKVAALISINMDWIPATVEISLTAMTLMLEYNLSSIFDAYYAATALLSDPDRTVISTDSIYGRIPGIKRKDPREVAELL; from the coding sequence GTGGAGACTGATGTAATATTAGCTCATGTGAAGGAGAGGGACTGGCTAAAACCTTACGCAGATAAGATACTAAGAGCAGCAGATAGCGGGAGGATAAAGCTCTGTGCGAGCTGTGAGGTCATTCTTGAGCTTTATTATATGTCCATTAAACTCGGCATCGATATGGAAACCCTGCTTAGCAAGGTAGCTGCCCTCATAAGCATAAACATGGATTGGATTCCAGCAACTGTTGAGATCTCTCTGACAGCAATGACTTTGATGCTAGAGTACAATCTGAGCTCAATATTCGATGCATATTATGCAGCTACAGCTCTCCTCTCCGATCCGGATAGAACTGTAATATCGACGGATTCGATCTACGGGAGAATACCTGGTATAAAGAGGAAGGATCCAAGGGAGGTCGCTGAGCTATTATAA